From a single Natronocella acetinitrilica genomic region:
- a CDS encoding TRAP transporter small permease: MDEAGSGVASRPGSGLITRIIRRIDRALEIAEMTIIAGSVIAMALIMVIHVLGRTFFRIGIPGVTELTELLIILITFVGVSYAVRRARHISMSALYDQLTGMARKSLLVVICLVTGAMLFFLAWEAWGYMETIQRRGRTTSALNIPLWLIYIVLPIGFFLAGIQYWLTALRNLTTREMYRSFTEKEAYDDVPDELAGQSVAPTTPAEPEPGTGENAESKDDDATPGR, translated from the coding sequence ATGGATGAGGCGGGATCGGGCGTAGCCTCGCGCCCAGGGAGTGGTCTGATCACGCGCATCATCCGGCGCATCGACCGCGCTCTGGAAATTGCGGAGATGACCATCATCGCAGGGTCGGTCATCGCCATGGCCCTGATCATGGTGATCCACGTGCTGGGCCGCACCTTCTTCCGAATCGGCATACCTGGCGTTACCGAACTCACCGAACTCCTGATCATTCTCATCACCTTCGTCGGCGTGAGCTACGCGGTGCGGCGTGCGCGCCATATCTCCATGTCGGCGCTGTACGACCAACTCACCGGGATGGCCCGCAAGAGCCTGCTCGTGGTGATCTGCCTGGTGACCGGCGCGATGCTCTTCTTCCTGGCCTGGGAGGCCTGGGGCTACATGGAGACCATCCAGCGCCGCGGCCGTACGACGTCGGCACTTAACATCCCCCTGTGGCTCATTTACATCGTCCTGCCCATCGGCTTCTTCCTCGCCGGCATCCAGTACTGGCTTACAGCGCTGCGCAACCTGACCACCCGGGAGATGTATCGCTCGTTCACCGAAAAGGAAGCCTACGACGATGTGCCTGATGAGTTGGCTGGGCAAAGCGTTGCGCCGACGACGCCTGCCGAACCGGAGCCCGGGACCGGGGAGAACGCTGAGAGTAAGGACGACGATGCGACCCCCGGTCGCTGA
- the dctP gene encoding TRAP transporter substrate-binding protein DctP, with the protein MRLHRGICAAALGAAMVGSSVAQAIEAQTWRFGLEEIEDSVQYAYGARFAELMDERTDGAVTVQLYPYGQLGGLTDIYDAVQSGAIQLAFGSGFLGGTVPESQLFSLNFILTEDEWTNTQILNSDEFLRSEDFQDSFRDRDLHPLAIVPEGWQVWTANTEIRTPDDFSGVAIRTMDNRLLRETYQAYGADPTTMEYGEIYSGLQLGQIEGNIQPVFAHQEMSFYEVQDYMIFANHKEFIATFMGNRDWYDGLSDELREIVHEVTAELVEYIHDVQQQLNEERLDIITDNSDIQIIELTSDERDAFRELSMPVRDTFVDMVGERGERLLERLLELVEEHDES; encoded by the coding sequence ATGCGATTGCATCGCGGAATTTGCGCTGCAGCATTGGGCGCGGCGATGGTGGGCAGCAGTGTGGCCCAGGCCATTGAGGCGCAGACCTGGCGATTCGGCCTCGAGGAAATCGAGGACAGTGTCCAGTACGCCTACGGGGCGCGATTTGCCGAGTTGATGGACGAGCGCACCGATGGTGCGGTGACGGTCCAGCTTTACCCGTATGGTCAGCTCGGCGGCCTTACGGACATCTACGATGCCGTTCAGAGCGGTGCCATACAGCTTGCCTTCGGGTCCGGTTTCCTCGGTGGCACGGTGCCGGAGAGCCAGCTGTTCAGCCTGAACTTCATCCTCACCGAAGATGAATGGACCAACACCCAGATCCTGAACTCCGATGAATTCCTGCGCAGCGAGGATTTCCAGGATTCGTTCCGGGATCGTGATCTGCACCCGCTGGCCATCGTGCCCGAGGGTTGGCAGGTGTGGACGGCGAATACCGAAATCCGCACACCGGATGATTTCTCCGGGGTCGCCATCCGCACCATGGATAACCGACTGTTGCGGGAAACCTACCAGGCCTACGGGGCCGATCCCACCACCATGGAATACGGCGAAATTTACAGCGGTCTCCAGTTGGGGCAGATCGAGGGCAATATCCAGCCGGTGTTCGCCCACCAGGAGATGAGCTTCTACGAAGTTCAGGATTACATGATCTTCGCCAACCACAAGGAGTTCATCGCCACCTTCATGGGCAACCGTGATTGGTACGACGGACTGTCCGACGAGCTACGTGAAATCGTCCATGAGGTCACCGCGGAACTGGTGGAGTACATCCATGACGTGCAGCAGCAGCTCAATGAGGAACGGCTGGATATCATCACCGATAACAGTGATATTCAGATCATCGAGCTGACCAGCGATGAGCGGGACGCGTTCCGCGAACTCAGTATGCCGGTCCGTGACACTTTCGTGGACATGGTCGGCGAGCGGGGTGAGCGTCTGCTCGAACGTCTGCTTGAACTCGTGGAAGAGCACGACGAGAGCTGA
- a CDS encoding thioredoxin family protein, whose amino-acid sequence MAALESRMLELGTEAPDFRLAGTDGGVVARDDFADAPALLVVFMCNHCPFVKHIAPQLASFAREYMPRGLAVVGINSNDAERYPDDSFDAMVIEKARAGYPFPYLYDADQTVASAYQAVCTPDFFLFDQDRCLVYRGRFDGSRPGSQTPVTGDDLREAVAALLLGQELPTEQHPSMGCSIKWKPGNEPG is encoded by the coding sequence ATGGCGGCGCTGGAATCGAGAATGCTGGAGCTAGGTACCGAGGCGCCGGATTTTCGTCTAGCCGGCACCGATGGCGGTGTGGTGGCCCGCGATGACTTCGCCGACGCACCTGCGCTGCTGGTCGTCTTCATGTGCAACCACTGCCCGTTCGTTAAACACATTGCTCCGCAGCTCGCCAGTTTTGCCAGGGAATACATGCCCCGTGGCCTGGCCGTTGTCGGCATCAACAGCAACGACGCCGAGCGGTACCCGGATGACAGTTTCGATGCCATGGTTATCGAGAAGGCGCGGGCCGGGTATCCCTTCCCCTATCTGTACGACGCCGACCAGACGGTGGCCAGCGCCTATCAGGCGGTTTGCACGCCGGATTTTTTTCTCTTCGATCAGGATCGTTGCCTGGTTTATCGTGGCCGTTTCGATGGCAGCAGACCGGGAAGCCAGACACCCGTGACCGGAGACGATCTGCGGGAAGCAGTGGCAGCGTTACTGTTGGGGCAGGAGCTGCCCACGGAGCAGCACCCCAGCATGGGCTGCAGTATCAAGTGGAAGCCCGGTAACGAACCGGGCTGA
- a CDS encoding cupin domain-containing protein, with the protein MSKIIRADKYRWDVPLREYKTEGTGFRDITRQTLMGEGAGEERLNFLTRYFEVQPGGYSSLEHHEHPHSVVIIRGEGEVILDDRIEPIGLHDCIYISSHCLHQFHATGNEPLGFLCVVDRQRDRPQLPTEEEIRQLDANEVLRGRYRV; encoded by the coding sequence ATGTCTAAGATAATCCGCGCTGACAAATACCGCTGGGATGTGCCGCTTCGGGAATACAAGACCGAAGGCACCGGTTTTCGGGATATCACCCGGCAGACCCTCATGGGCGAGGGAGCTGGAGAAGAGCGGCTGAACTTCCTCACCCGTTATTTTGAAGTGCAGCCGGGCGGTTACTCCTCACTGGAACATCATGAACACCCGCACTCGGTGGTCATCATTCGCGGCGAGGGTGAAGTGATACTGGACGACCGGATCGAACCGATCGGGCTGCACGATTGCATTTACATTTCATCCCACTGCTTGCATCAGTTTCACGCAACGGGGAATGAACCACTGGGTTTTCTGTGTGTGGTTGATCGGCAGCGGGACCGACCACAACTGCCTACGGAAGAAGAGATTCGCCAACTCGACGCCAACGAAGTATTGCGGGGCCGTTACAGGGTCTGA
- a CDS encoding RuBisCO large subunit C-terminal-like domain-containing protein gives MTHPISNEHTPVQSTLVVEYRLRCVAGESASVKAEGIALEQTVELAGDCVSDAIREEWVGEVLSLSELDENLWRCRIAYNPALAGEELSQLLNTLFGNISLKSGIFIENIDWPVAMLKAFGGPGHGIEGLRRHLDVPGGLPLTCTALKPVGLSPSGLAELAFAFACGGVDIIKDDHGIANQPGAPYRERLAACQAAIERANQQTGKRAVYFPNATAPARLLGERFAAARDAGCFGVLLSPWLCGIDSIRWARDEFGLAVMAHPALTGSYFQSDHGLDPALVLGDLFRIAGADASIYPNAGGRFGFSVDTCEAINHRLRRPLGGLRAAAPTPGGGMNVRDAPAWIERYGADTIVLIGGSLYAQGDVTAASKRLLTALGR, from the coding sequence ATGACTCATCCGATCTCCAATGAGCACACACCGGTGCAATCGACCCTCGTGGTCGAATACCGCCTTCGCTGCGTGGCCGGCGAGAGCGCCTCCGTGAAGGCCGAAGGAATTGCGCTGGAACAGACGGTGGAACTGGCGGGCGACTGCGTCAGCGATGCCATACGCGAGGAATGGGTGGGCGAAGTCCTCAGCCTGAGTGAACTCGACGAGAATCTCTGGCGCTGCCGCATCGCCTACAATCCGGCCCTGGCAGGAGAAGAACTCAGTCAGTTGCTGAACACACTGTTCGGCAACATTTCCCTGAAGAGCGGGATCTTCATCGAGAACATCGACTGGCCGGTAGCGATGCTAAAGGCGTTCGGCGGCCCAGGCCATGGGATAGAAGGGCTGCGTCGGCACTTGGACGTCCCCGGGGGGCTTCCCCTGACCTGCACGGCACTCAAGCCAGTTGGCCTGTCACCATCGGGGCTCGCGGAGCTGGCCTTTGCATTCGCCTGTGGTGGCGTGGATATCATCAAGGATGATCACGGTATCGCCAATCAGCCGGGCGCCCCTTACCGCGAGCGGCTGGCGGCCTGCCAGGCGGCCATCGAGCGCGCCAATCAGCAGACCGGGAAACGCGCCGTCTATTTTCCCAACGCCACAGCGCCGGCAAGATTGCTGGGCGAGCGGTTCGCTGCCGCGCGGGATGCCGGCTGTTTCGGTGTGCTCCTGAGCCCGTGGCTTTGCGGGATAGACAGCATCCGCTGGGCGCGGGATGAATTCGGCCTTGCGGTGATGGCCCACCCGGCGCTGACCGGCAGCTACTTCCAGTCGGATCATGGTCTTGATCCCGCCCTGGTGCTGGGCGATCTGTTTAGAATCGCCGGCGCCGATGCCTCGATCTACCCGAACGCCGGGGGTCGCTTCGGCTTCTCCGTGGACACCTGCGAGGCGATCAATCATCGGCTGCGACGGCCCCTCGGCGGTCTTCGGGCGGCTGCCCCAACGCCCGGGGGAGGCATGAACGTCCGTGATGCACCCGCCTGGATCGAGCGCTATGGCGCCGATACCATAGTGCTGATCGGTGGCAGCCTTTACGCCCAGGGCGACGTCACCGCCGCCTCAAAACGCCTACTGACCGCACTGGGACGCTAA
- a CDS encoding sensor domain-containing diguanylate cyclase — MSQHGVNDWQRLLGELEAAQARAQAAIHELRALAQATRANQADGGEPSTADILVRIATSAGTDRVIETLCTGLRALAPDHCGSIFLQHEDGELPNVVGVWQPDRQWVDSVQGLHRHVEDKRPALLLEELQNCPAGQVISLPLHALGLELGEVRIWQPDGPLSSLPADCRGATQVAALALAGLRLRIKARSRAMRDPLTGLFNRRYLTDTLPREFHRCRRNSKPLGLIGIDLDGFSRFNQRHGTVNGDRLLQAMGGLLQASFRGSDICCRTEGGQFLVVMPEADLQNTRRRAEELLPIIAALTVQRGHQAVSSPTASIGVAAYPEQAEGADELLAAVDSARLMAVQAGGNQVRIAERIEHAPT; from the coding sequence ATGTCGCAACATGGCGTGAATGACTGGCAACGGCTGCTCGGTGAACTGGAGGCGGCGCAGGCCCGTGCACAGGCAGCCATCCACGAACTGCGCGCGCTCGCCCAGGCCACCCGGGCCAACCAGGCCGATGGCGGCGAGCCATCGACGGCAGACATCCTCGTGCGCATCGCCACCAGTGCTGGTACCGATCGCGTCATTGAAACCCTGTGCACCGGGCTTCGCGCCCTGGCCCCAGACCACTGCGGCTCCATATTCCTGCAGCATGAGGACGGCGAACTCCCGAACGTGGTCGGCGTGTGGCAGCCCGACCGGCAATGGGTTGACAGCGTTCAGGGTCTGCACCGCCATGTCGAGGACAAACGCCCGGCACTGCTGCTGGAGGAGTTGCAGAACTGTCCCGCGGGACAGGTGATCAGCCTGCCGCTCCACGCCTTGGGGTTGGAACTGGGAGAAGTGAGAATCTGGCAACCTGACGGGCCCCTGAGCAGCCTGCCGGCGGATTGCCGCGGCGCCACCCAGGTAGCCGCGCTCGCCCTCGCCGGGCTGCGCCTGCGCATCAAGGCCCGTAGCCGCGCCATGCGCGATCCGCTGACGGGGCTGTTCAATCGTCGCTATCTGACGGACACCCTTCCCCGGGAATTCCACCGCTGCCGCCGCAACAGCAAGCCCCTGGGGCTGATCGGGATTGATCTCGATGGATTCAGTCGCTTCAACCAGCGCCATGGAACTGTCAACGGCGACCGCTTGCTCCAGGCCATGGGCGGCTTGTTGCAGGCGTCGTTTCGCGGATCGGACATCTGTTGCCGCACCGAAGGCGGACAGTTTCTGGTGGTGATGCCGGAAGCCGATCTGCAGAACACCCGCCGACGGGCGGAGGAACTGCTGCCGATAATCGCCGCCCTTACCGTACAACGGGGCCATCAGGCCGTATCCTCGCCAACCGCGTCCATCGGCGTTGCCGCCTACCCGGAACAGGCCGAAGGTGCCGATGAACTCCTGGCGGCCGTAGACAGTGCGCGACTCATGGCGGTGCAGGCAGGCGGCAATCAGGTCCGTATCGCGGAACGAATCGAGCACGCGCCCACCTGA
- a CDS encoding phosphoribulokinase — translation MNESIGGYLAGRVDLREQLQHAERPIMLAVAGDSGSGKTTYTHGIRRLIGNDMVTSIALDGYHLEDRAQRRISGRLPLDPSANNLELMHQHLSALRRGEAVEIPIYNHSTGCFDSPQIVRPAPVVVVEGLHALYDQNLPLFDFTLFVDSDRDVKWRWKFERDVYFRGHNPSELENEIQRRDDAYKQWIDFQKTSADVVIKIHDSHLSALAHQHFDGSLPENCYHMEIIVSPTDLPLPALNLPVNLNGLTQLDAQPFMLASVPSSYWGRKVNVIHVDGIMPSEAMQRLEDEIMELTGISAEVERRSLIEASQNSTMRFTQSLVAWPFLGRIWSLLAESHPDGNEEFDI, via the coding sequence ATGAATGAATCCATCGGCGGCTACCTGGCCGGCCGGGTCGACCTGCGTGAGCAGCTGCAGCACGCGGAGCGGCCGATCATGCTGGCCGTGGCCGGAGACAGCGGCTCCGGGAAGACCACCTATACCCATGGCATACGGCGACTGATCGGCAATGATATGGTGACCTCCATCGCGCTGGACGGCTACCACCTGGAAGATCGCGCCCAGCGCCGCATCAGCGGCCGACTGCCGCTGGACCCCTCCGCCAACAATCTGGAACTCATGCACCAGCATCTCTCAGCGCTGCGCCGCGGCGAGGCCGTGGAGATCCCTATCTACAACCACAGCACTGGCTGCTTCGATTCTCCGCAAATTGTCCGCCCGGCCCCTGTAGTGGTCGTGGAAGGACTGCACGCCCTCTATGATCAGAACCTGCCGCTGTTCGATTTCACTCTGTTCGTGGACTCGGATCGCGATGTGAAATGGCGCTGGAAATTCGAGCGTGACGTCTACTTCCGCGGCCACAACCCAAGCGAACTGGAAAACGAGATCCAGCGCCGGGATGACGCCTATAAACAGTGGATCGACTTTCAGAAAACCAGCGCCGATGTCGTCATCAAGATTCATGACAGTCATCTCTCGGCGCTGGCCCATCAGCACTTCGACGGCAGCCTGCCGGAGAACTGCTACCACATGGAAATCATCGTCAGCCCAACGGATCTGCCGCTGCCGGCCCTCAACCTGCCGGTGAACCTGAACGGGCTGACGCAGCTCGATGCGCAGCCATTCATGCTGGCCAGCGTTCCCAGCTCGTACTGGGGGCGGAAGGTCAACGTCATCCACGTGGATGGCATCATGCCCAGTGAAGCCATGCAGCGTCTCGAGGACGAGATCATGGAACTCACCGGCATCAGTGCAGAAGTCGAGCGCCGTTCGCTCATCGAGGCGAGTCAGAATTCCACCATGCGCTTCACCCAGTCCCTGGTTGCCTGGCCATTTCTCGGCCGAATCTGGTCATTGCTGGCCGAAAGCCACCCGGATGGCAACGAGGAGTTCGACATCTGA
- the rraA gene encoding ribonuclease E activity regulator RraA, whose protein sequence is MSLRTTDLCDAHGDQVIALSPLFQDYGGKREWHGQIATVKVFEDNSLVRAALEEPGQGRVLVVDGGGSMRCALLGDQMADLALRNNWAGVLVYGCVRDAAELRDIAVGVKALNTHPQRSVKKGVGERDVPVTFSGVTFSAGQWLYADEDGVIVSAEALQPVEA, encoded by the coding sequence ATGAGCCTGCGCACTACTGATCTCTGCGATGCCCATGGCGATCAGGTCATCGCGCTGAGCCCGTTGTTCCAGGATTACGGCGGCAAGCGTGAATGGCACGGCCAGATTGCCACCGTCAAGGTTTTCGAGGACAACTCTCTGGTTCGTGCTGCCCTGGAAGAGCCGGGCCAGGGCCGTGTGCTGGTGGTGGATGGCGGCGGGTCCATGCGCTGCGCACTGCTTGGCGACCAGATGGCGGATCTGGCGTTGCGCAACAACTGGGCCGGCGTTCTGGTCTACGGCTGCGTTCGTGACGCGGCTGAGTTACGGGACATTGCCGTGGGCGTCAAGGCACTCAACACGCATCCGCAGCGCAGCGTGAAGAAGGGCGTCGGTGAACGGGATGTCCCGGTCACGTTCAGCGGTGTGACATTCTCCGCTGGCCAGTGGCTTTACGCCGACGAGGATGGCGTGATTGTATCCGCCGAGGCGTTGCAGCCAGTGGAGGCCTGA
- a CDS encoding RNA-binding S4 domain-containing protein, whose amino-acid sequence MGGQESVRLDKWLWAARFFKTRRLATDAVTGGKVEVNGGRAKPARGVRVGDELQIRKDAYTFVVEVRDLSEQRGPARVAETLYSETAESQEKREALRLQLRAQSAAFPQPRQRPEKHDRRELTRFKRGE is encoded by the coding sequence TTGGGTGGGCAGGAATCCGTACGCCTCGATAAATGGCTCTGGGCCGCGCGTTTTTTCAAGACGCGTCGTCTGGCGACGGATGCCGTGACCGGCGGCAAGGTCGAGGTTAACGGCGGGCGCGCCAAGCCGGCGCGGGGCGTACGGGTGGGTGACGAGTTGCAGATTCGCAAGGATGCCTACACATTCGTCGTGGAAGTGCGCGACCTTTCGGAGCAGCGTGGCCCGGCCAGGGTGGCGGAAACCCTCTATTCGGAGACTGCCGAAAGCCAGGAGAAGCGGGAGGCCCTGCGCCTGCAGTTGCGGGCCCAGTCAGCCGCGTTCCCGCAACCGCGTCAGCGCCCGGAGAAGCATGACCGCCGTGAGCTGACACGATTCAAGCGTGGCGAATAA
- a CDS encoding error-prone DNA polymerase, which produces MPYAELHCLSNFTFLRGASHPEELVEQAVALGYQALAITDECSVAGVVRAHNAARDKPLQLIIGAEFRLRDAPTLVLLAPDRTAYAQLCALISLARNSAPKGEYRLDRADLVGRVSDCLALLIPAADLQQEEATWFAENFAGRGWLAVELHCGPDDAGRLQHLRAVAAAVGLPLVATGDVHMHRRGRRALQDTLTAIRLSRPVSALGRDALANGERHLRPLQVLERLYPRTLLAETCRIAERCQFSLGELRYEYPDELVPAGHTAAEHLRRLTLTGARRHWRSGIPDAVQQQIDRELALIAELRYEPYFLTVHDVVAWARQQGILCQGRGSAANSAVCFALGITAVNPASSQLLFERFISRARDEPPDIDVDFEHERREEVIQYIYRKYGRHRAALAATVISYRPRSAVRDVGKALGLDPTQLDQLADNMHWWDGRQIAPEQIREAGFDPDNPVIHRLLVLTGELLGFPRHLSQHVGGFVISRGPLSELVPTENAAMPGRCVIQWDKDDLESLGLLKVDVLALGMLSAIRRAFDLLRHHHDRVLSMATVPTEDPAIYHMLQQADSMGVFQVESRAQMAMLPRMKPRTYYDLVIEVAIVRPGPIQGDMVHPYLRRRDGLEPITYPSEEVRRVLERTLGVPIFQEQVMKLAEVAAGFSPEEADQLRRSMAAWRRRGGLGHFEERLRNGMRERGYPDAFAQQIFNQIKGFGEYGFPESHSASFALLVYVSAWLKCHYPAAFTCALLNSQPMGFYAPAQLIRDAREHGVEVRAVDVATSNWDCTLEGTTSAAEATPCRVPLRLGLRLVNGLAAEAAARIVFARRIAPFRSVADLAERTALDRKALGALSRAGALASLAGNRRQAWWQVLAVDQHAPLLQRSGDADGTAALGRPALGETVVADYASLGLSLEAHPLELLREALRRRRYQSAASLRTLPHGSLVRAAGLVINRQRPGSAAGVTFVTLEDETGHINLVVWRKTGDAQRKTLLTSQLLGVVGHWERRGAVCHLVAGRLEDLSALLGGLQTRSRDFH; this is translated from the coding sequence ATGCCCTACGCCGAACTGCACTGCCTGAGCAACTTCACCTTCCTGCGCGGCGCATCCCATCCGGAAGAACTGGTGGAGCAGGCCGTCGCCCTGGGTTACCAGGCCCTTGCCATCACCGACGAGTGTTCGGTGGCCGGCGTGGTCCGTGCCCACAATGCCGCCCGGGATAAACCGTTGCAATTGATCATCGGCGCGGAGTTTCGCCTGCGTGATGCCCCCACACTGGTACTGCTGGCGCCTGATCGGACGGCTTATGCGCAGCTGTGCGCCCTGATCAGTCTGGCCCGGAACAGTGCTCCCAAGGGTGAATACCGGCTTGACCGGGCAGACCTGGTTGGCCGGGTCTCCGATTGCCTGGCATTGCTGATTCCAGCCGCCGATCTGCAACAGGAAGAAGCCACCTGGTTCGCCGAGAACTTTGCAGGGCGGGGCTGGCTGGCTGTGGAATTGCACTGCGGCCCCGATGACGCCGGACGCCTGCAACACCTGCGGGCAGTTGCCGCCGCTGTCGGTCTGCCCCTGGTGGCAACGGGGGATGTGCACATGCATCGCCGCGGCCGTCGCGCGCTGCAGGACACACTCACCGCCATCCGGCTGAGCCGGCCGGTAAGCGCCCTGGGGCGGGACGCCCTGGCCAACGGCGAGCGACATCTACGCCCGCTGCAGGTGCTGGAACGCCTCTACCCCCGGACCTTGCTCGCGGAAACCTGCCGCATCGCAGAGCGTTGCCAGTTCTCGCTGGGCGAGCTGCGCTATGAGTATCCGGACGAACTGGTGCCCGCCGGCCATACTGCCGCCGAGCACCTGCGGAGGTTGACGCTGACCGGTGCCCGCCGCCACTGGCGCAGTGGCATCCCGGATGCCGTTCAGCAGCAGATCGACCGTGAACTCGCACTGATCGCCGAGCTGCGTTACGAGCCCTATTTTCTCACCGTGCATGATGTGGTGGCCTGGGCCCGGCAACAGGGCATTCTCTGCCAGGGCCGCGGTTCCGCGGCCAACTCCGCCGTATGCTTTGCCCTCGGCATCACCGCGGTCAACCCCGCCAGCAGCCAGTTGCTGTTCGAGCGCTTCATCTCCCGGGCCCGGGACGAGCCCCCGGATATCGACGTGGATTTCGAGCACGAGCGGCGCGAGGAGGTGATCCAGTACATCTACCGCAAGTACGGCCGTCACCGCGCCGCACTGGCTGCCACCGTGATCAGCTACCGCCCGCGCAGCGCCGTTCGGGACGTGGGCAAGGCCCTGGGCCTGGATCCTACCCAACTCGACCAGCTGGCAGACAACATGCACTGGTGGGATGGCCGGCAGATCGCCCCGGAGCAGATCCGGGAAGCCGGCTTCGACCCGGACAACCCCGTCATCCATCGACTGCTGGTCCTGACCGGGGAACTGCTGGGTTTCCCCCGTCATCTCTCACAGCATGTGGGTGGATTCGTGATCTCCCGCGGCCCATTGTCGGAACTGGTGCCCACGGAAAACGCGGCAATGCCCGGCCGCTGCGTGATCCAGTGGGACAAGGACGACCTGGAATCCCTGGGCCTGCTCAAGGTGGATGTGCTGGCATTGGGCATGCTCTCGGCCATTCGACGGGCATTCGACCTGCTCCGTCACCACCATGACCGGGTGCTCAGCATGGCAACCGTACCCACCGAAGACCCGGCCATCTATCACATGCTGCAGCAAGCGGATTCCATGGGTGTGTTCCAGGTGGAGTCCCGCGCCCAGATGGCCATGCTGCCCCGCATGAAGCCGCGAACCTATTACGACCTGGTCATCGAGGTGGCCATCGTCCGCCCCGGGCCGATCCAGGGGGACATGGTGCATCCCTACCTGCGCCGCCGCGATGGCCTGGAGCCGATCACCTACCCCAGCGAAGAGGTGCGTCGTGTTCTCGAGCGCACCCTGGGCGTACCGATCTTCCAGGAGCAGGTGATGAAGCTGGCGGAGGTGGCCGCCGGATTCAGCCCGGAAGAGGCTGACCAGTTACGTCGATCCATGGCAGCCTGGCGACGCCGCGGCGGGCTTGGCCACTTCGAGGAGCGCTTGCGCAACGGCATGCGGGAGCGCGGCTACCCGGACGCCTTCGCCCAGCAGATATTCAATCAGATCAAGGGCTTTGGCGAGTACGGCTTTCCCGAGTCCCATTCCGCCAGTTTCGCACTGCTGGTCTATGTGTCGGCCTGGCTCAAGTGCCACTACCCGGCAGCGTTTACCTGCGCCCTGCTGAACAGTCAGCCCATGGGCTTCTACGCCCCGGCGCAGTTGATCCGGGACGCCCGTGAGCACGGCGTTGAGGTGCGTGCAGTGGATGTTGCCACCAGCAACTGGGATTGCACCCTGGAAGGCACGACATCCGCCGCTGAAGCGACACCCTGCCGGGTGCCACTGCGACTGGGGCTGCGACTCGTGAACGGGCTGGCGGCGGAAGCCGCGGCCCGAATCGTCTTCGCCCGCCGTATCGCACCCTTCCGCAGTGTAGCGGACCTGGCCGAGCGCACCGCACTCGACCGCAAGGCCCTGGGGGCGCTGTCCCGCGCCGGTGCGCTGGCCTCGCTGGCGGGCAATCGCCGGCAGGCCTGGTGGCAGGTGCTGGCGGTGGACCAGCACGCACCACTGCTGCAGCGTAGCGGCGATGCGGACGGCACAGCCGCCCTGGGGCGGCCTGCCCTGGGTGAAACCGTGGTTGCCGACTACGCCAGCCTCGGGCTCAGCCTGGAAGCCCATCCGCTGGAACTGCTCCGGGAAGCGTTGCGACGGCGGCGCTACCAGAGCGCGGCGTCACTGCGCACCCTGCCCCATGGCAGCCTCGTCCGGGCTGCCGGGCTGGTCATCAACCGCCAGCGGCCGGGGTCCGCAGCGGGTGTGACCTTCGTCACCCTGGAAGACGAAACCGGCCATATCAACCTGGTGGTCTGGCGGAAGACAGGCGACGCCCAGCGCAAGACGCTGTTGACGTCACAATTGCTGGGCGTTGTAGGGCATTGGGAACGACGGGGCGCGGTGTGCCACCTGGTGGCGGGGCGACTCGAAGACCTGAGCGCGCTGCTTGGCGGACTGCAAACACGCTCGAGAGACTTCCACTGA